A genome region from Triticum aestivum cultivar Chinese Spring chromosome 2B, IWGSC CS RefSeq v2.1, whole genome shotgun sequence includes the following:
- the LOC123039589 gene encoding probable E3 ubiquitin-protein ligase RHC1A: MEPVRVRTRIPIIYEVVDHREPADGQEFLERGVRDWMQGRLPLIDQELDMLQRQQEARPHIYHDDDEEEEEEEEPFWPRLLQPASRDAVLQLPETAGAPVGARLEQTECAVCLKDFEVDDKVTTMPCDHYFHQGCISEWLKVSCVCPLCRHALPAATPPAHHMEATSP; this comes from the coding sequence ATGGAGCCCGTGCGAGTGCGGACGAGAATTCCTATTATCTACGAGGTTGTAGATCATCGGGAGCCGGCCGACGGGCAGGAATTCCTGGAACGAGGTGTACGGGATTGGATGCAAGGCCGGTTGCCGTTGATCGACCAAGAACTCGACATGTTGCAGAGACAACAAGAGGCTCGGCCGCACATCtaccatgatgatgatgaggaggaggaggaggaggaggagccgttCTGGCCGCGTTTGTTACAACCGGCCTCGCGCGACGCCGTCCTGCAGCTGCCGGAGACAGCCGGCGCGCCAGTCGGAGCTCGGCTCGAGCAGACGGAGTGCGCCGTGTGCCTCAAGGATTTCGAGGTGGACGACAAGGTGACGACGATGCCGTGTGACCACTACTTCCACCAAGGTTGCATCTCCGAGTGGCTCAAGGTCAGCTGCGTCTGCCCCCTCTGCCGTCACGCGCTTCCTGCTGCAACTCCACCGGCGCACCACATGGAGGCGACGAGTCCATGA